Below is a genomic region from Candidatus Hydrogenedentota bacterium.
GATGAGTTGACAGTGAATAAGGTGGATGGCTGCGCCAAGGGCTGAGCGTTTGCGGAAGCAATAAGAAGCTGAAACACGAGAATGAGTTGAGGTATAAAGCGCCGCTGTCGCCATGCCTGTTTGCGGAATCCTCGCCGCACAGCGATGGGTACTCCCTGAAGACCGCTGAGGATCGGCAACAGTGCCCGCCAACAGAGTCATTTCTGTTGCAGAAATAATATGTGTAGAAAGCTGATCTTTAACGGTAACGGACGCGACTGTACCGGATACCAAACCCGCCACGAGAAGGATAATCAAGGGCAGATAGTACGTGGGAGGACAGACCCGTTTAGAGGCTATAGAAAAAACACGGTACATCATGATCTTAGTATAACGTTTTTTTTCGGGAAAAAGAAAAAGACCATGAGCCCTAGAAAAGGGCGATGGAAGGGAAGAAAAAAAATGGCGTCCCCAAGGGGATTTGAACCCCTGTCGCCGCCGTGAAAGGGCGGTGTCCTAGACCAGACTAGACGATGGGGACGCAACTAAGGCGAGGTCGTGATGGGTCAAGCCCGTCACGATAGGGCACAGTATAGCAAAGTGTTTTAATCAATAGCAAATTTATTTAGGATTGAGTTGGTTAATTTCTCCTGATAGTTTAAGATATGCTGGTAAGCGTATCGGCACTTTGGTAATTAGTGAATTAAATGGAGGCTCCATGAACAAACATATCCGCATATCGATCTTGCTGCTCATTACATTGTTGCTGTCTGCCTGCGGCAAACAAGCCCCTTCTTCTCCGGATCAGGAAAAGGACAAAACCGCAAAACCACGGATAGCGCTGGTCATGAAATCATTGGCAAATGAATTCTTCCTTACCATGGAGAACGGCGCAAAAGAACATCATGCTGCAGATCCCGATCGCTATGAATTACTTGCTGACGGCATAAAAGATGAGTTGGATGTGAACCGCCAAATACAGTTGGTCGAACAAATGATGAGCCGCAATGTGGATGCCATTGTAATTGCGCCGGCCGATTCAAAAGCCTTGATCGCCGTTTGTCAACGCGCCATGGCGGCGGGTATTGTTGTGATCAATATCGACAACAAATTCGATGCCGATGTTTTGGCGGAACGGGGACTTCACATTCCTTTTGTCGGTCCTGATAATCGTAAAGGAGCGCGCTTAGCCGGCGAATACCTCGCCAAAAAGCTGCAGGCCGGCGATCCTGTCGCCATCATTGAAGGAGTTCCTTCTGCCTTTAACGGGATACAGCGTCTGGAAGGTTTCCGTGATGCTATGGAAGCAGCAGGCATGAACATCGTCGCATCTCAAGTGGGCGATTGGGAAATGGCAAAAGCCAATCAAGTGACTGCTGCGTTGCTGACGGAACAACCGACATTGAAAGGACTCCTTTGCGCCAACGACAATATGGCACTGGGCGCACTGGCGGCACTGCGTTCAGCCGGCAAATTGGGAAGCATTTATGTTGTCGGCTTTGATGCGATATCCGCTGCTTTGGAACTGGTGGAAAAAGGCGATTTACTCGCTACGGTCGAGCAACATGCCGATCAACTCGCAGCCTATGGCATTGAGACCGCTTTACAACTGATAGAAACCGAAGGGACCCCCGAAGATCAGGAAACGCCCGTGGAACTGGTAACAGCAGAAACATTGGTGAATTAATATGGGCGGCCGCTATCTGCTCCGTTCCTTGGTCGATTATATCGGGCTTACGGCAGTGCTGTTGCTGTTAATCGGCACCTTCGCTTTTTCCACAGAGTATTTTTTTACGTGGAACACCTTCCGAACCATTGCCAATCAAATCCCCGATGCCGTGATCCTCGCCACCGGCATGACCTTTGTATTGATCATCGCAGGTATCGATCTTTCCGTCGGCTCCGTACTCGCCTTGGGCAGCGCGTTGCTCGGATTGGTATTGATCCGCTGGAACCTGTCACTGCCCCTTGCCATCCTAGCTTGTTTGGGCATCGGCGCAGCCTGCGGCGCAGTGAATGGCTTTTTCGTGATCCGTTGGCAGCTGCCTGCTTTCATCGTTACTTTAGGTATGCTGGAAGCTGCGCGGGGCGGCGCCTATCTCTTGACCGGCTCCAAAACCCTTTACATTGGCGCTAAAATTGAGTGGATCAATGATGTTGGTTTGTTGGGGCTTTCTTTTCCGTTTCTCTGCGCTATGGGCGTGGTGGCCTGTGGTCAATTCATACTTGCTTATACGCCTTTCGGACGGAGTCTCTACGCTATAGGCGGCAATGAAGAAGCGGCCCGACTCTCCGGCATTCCGGTAGGAAAAGTGAAATTGCTCGTCTACATGCTTTGCGGCGGATTGGCCTCTTTGGCTGCCGTCATCCATTGTGCACGATTGACGGCGGCTGACCCCAACGCGGGAAGCGGCTATGAACTGCAAGCCATTGCCGCGGTGGTCATTGGCGGGACGAGCCTCATGGGCGGTCGGGGCAAAATCATCAACACCCTCTTCGGTGTGGTCATTATTGCTGTCTTGGAAAACGGACTTGTCCAAATAGGCGCGCAGGAACCTTTGAAGCGGCTGGTGACAGGGGCAATTATTGTAGCGGCAGTTATCATTGATCATTACCGCAGCAAGCTCTAAGGAACCGTGCAATAACGGCGCGGGAGGGCTTCTCTCTGCGATTCATGGCAGGGGCTACGGGAGACGGGATGACGGCAGCTATACCTTCACCGCTATGTCAAAACGCCTGCCGCCATAGGAAGCCTATTTTAAAGAGCGGGCTCTGTTTCTGCTTCGGGAATCGCTTCCGCCGGTGCGGCACCGGCGCTGTTCGCGCGCTTTTGCAAAGCAAGGCGGTCATAGTGCAGCACAACACGTACTTCCGGCGCTATTTCCAGCAGATCCTTACGCAAGAAATCCAACAAGGTCGTATCCGGGGCAACGGTATGGGTGAATTTACGGTCTTCTTGGGGCAACGCTTTCAACTCCCCTTCGATATCGACATTGATTTCGGAATTATCAGCCAACTGTTGAATGACATCCAGGTAGT
It encodes:
- a CDS encoding ABC transporter permease — translated: MGGRYLLRSLVDYIGLTAVLLLLIGTFAFSTEYFFTWNTFRTIANQIPDAVILATGMTFVLIIAGIDLSVGSVLALGSALLGLVLIRWNLSLPLAILACLGIGAACGAVNGFFVIRWQLPAFIVTLGMLEAARGGAYLLTGSKTLYIGAKIEWINDVGLLGLSFPFLCAMGVVACGQFILAYTPFGRSLYAIGGNEEAARLSGIPVGKVKLLVYMLCGGLASLAAVIHCARLTAADPNAGSGYELQAIAAVVIGGTSLMGGRGKIINTLFGVVIIAVLENGLVQIGAQEPLKRLVTGAIIVAAVIIDHYRSKL
- a CDS encoding sugar ABC transporter substrate-binding protein, whose protein sequence is MNKHIRISILLLITLLLSACGKQAPSSPDQEKDKTAKPRIALVMKSLANEFFLTMENGAKEHHAADPDRYELLADGIKDELDVNRQIQLVEQMMSRNVDAIVIAPADSKALIAVCQRAMAAGIVVINIDNKFDADVLAERGLHIPFVGPDNRKGARLAGEYLAKKLQAGDPVAIIEGVPSAFNGIQRLEGFRDAMEAAGMNIVASQVGDWEMAKANQVTAALLTEQPTLKGLLCANDNMALGALAALRSAGKLGSIYVVGFDAISAALELVEKGDLLATVEQHADQLAAYGIETALQLIETEGTPEDQETPVELVTAETLVN